Proteins from a genomic interval of Aphis gossypii isolate Hap1 unplaced genomic scaffold, ASM2018417v2 Contig00303, whole genome shotgun sequence:
- the LOC126553689 gene encoding uncharacterized protein LOC126553689, producing the protein MYILFGFPPKSQVISDFVSSWIRVTHPLVNAIYTDDGKQQLKPFKFTINDFDAYNMKRERWYLSTLGQAFTPDEQTLADMDRVFNKLCVTGYQPPPSRWNENNYHSRRESALGSPFCTVNAENNILLYGIAIPRTAEHRHIFSMFSIQFKKVKKRPRPPLVSTVQSRLRWLLM; encoded by the exons atgtatatattattcggTTTTCCTCCAAAATCACAGGTTATAAGTGATTTTGTTAGCAGTTGGATTCGAGTCACACATCCCcttgtaaat GCAATTTATACTGATGATGGAAAACAACAATTAAAGCCCTTCAAATTTACGATAAATGACTTTGATGCTTACAACATGAAACGGGAGCGATGGTATCTATCTACTCTTGGGCAGGCCTTTACACCAGACGAACAAACACTTGCTGATATGGACCGCGTTTTTAACAA attgtgCGTGACTGGATATCAACCACCACCTTCTCGCTGGaacgaaaataattatcacagCCGCCGGGAGTCGGCACTCGGCAGTCCGTTCTGTACTGTCAAtgctgaaaataatattttattatatggaaTAGCGATACCGCGGACAGCAGAGCACCGACATATT ttttcaatgttttcaatACAATTCAAGAAGGTAAAGAAGAGACCTCGGCCGCCGCTGGTGTCCACCGTACAGTCAAGGTTAAGATGGTTATTGATGTAA
- the LOC126553690 gene encoding uncharacterized protein LOC126553690 → MHQNKPPQSYINDRLPHLEDINDLDNLMSTIIMYNMYQAIDDYQGHDLQEIVDLKIELIKLNIIIRYIDILNVQTDGIISPDGFQIINNRQFINRNYICTIDLEFKKFINETEQFWMHPYFELKTTVYMVEQYDSNVISLDSERIVKFEIPPTPALHEENYNELLVVTCLKTYFSNAVKSSKQYVINIPKHIEIIMILTKFQFINKKYLKITLNNLIQKQYIVEYSKSNYTLYKQNENEKIELLILKFHHIKIINYILNVTKEKYLTTAVKYELSTSVYEYTKRPRIPETQENNRMDIIQQKVVFIKKMLNAITESQQTTIKTIQNTYTTKLKTYKQLLNIILKSLSKTPIDNSFTTDELLELLQNNSNLQISLEPMTRTIPSTPTYHQSQKSHKKFYTKRSELQDYIYKYYK, encoded by the exons atGCATCAAAACAAACCACCACAATCCTACATAAATGACCGGCTGCCACATCTGGAGGACATAAATGATCTGGATAATTTGAtgtcaactataataatgtacaatatgtatCAAGCAATTGATga ttaccAGGGACATGATCTCCAAGAAATCGTGGatctaaaaattgaattaattaaattaaacattattattagatatattgatatattaaatgtacaaacAGATGGAATCATAAGTCCAGAtggatttcaaataataaataacagacAATTTATCAacagaaattatatttgtacaatcgacttggaatttaaaaaattcataaatgaaACAGAACAATTTTGGATGCACCCatattttgaactaaaaactacTGT gtacatgGTCGAACAATATGATTCGAATGTAATTTCTTTGGATTCGGAGAGAATCGTGAAGTTTGAGATTCCACCCACACCAGCATTGCATGAGGAAAATTACAATGAATTGTTAGTGGTCACctgtttaaaaacatattttagcaATGCAGTCAAATCTTCTAAACAGTATGTAATAA atatacctaaacatattgaaattatcatgattttaacaaaatttcaatttattaacaaaaaatatctaaaaattacaCTAAACAATCTAATACAAAAACAGTATATAGTTGAATAttctaaatcaaattatacactttacaaacaaaacgaaaatgaaaaaattgagttgttaattttaaaatttcatcatattaaaataattaattatatactaaacgtaacaaaagaaaaatacttgACTACAGCAGTAAAATATGag CTATCCACCAGTGTATATGAATATACAAAAAGACCACGCATACCTGAAACACAAGAAAACAATCGTATGGACATCATTCAACaaaaagttgtatttataaaaaaaatgttgaatgcaATAACTGAAAGTCAACAAACAACaatcaaaacaatacaaaatacatacacaacaaaattaaaaacttacaaacaattattgaacataatattaaaaagtttatccAAAACTCCCATAGACAATTCATTTACAACCGATGAACTATTAGAACTATTAcagaataattcaaatttacaaatatcttTAGAACCCATGACAAGAACCATTCCATCCACACCAACATACCACCAATCACAGAAgtcacacaaaaaattttatactaaacgtTCAGAACTTcaagattatatatataagtactataagtaa